In Astyanax mexicanus isolate ESR-SI-001 chromosome 7, AstMex3_surface, whole genome shotgun sequence, the genomic stretch tttttttttctcacatgaACCGTACCAAGTCAAATCATGCCAACCATACAATATAGAATTTGAAAAGGTTatgaaaatgcttttaaaaaaccTAAAGTCTGACTCtgactaaaaaaaatcattagccATTAGATTCTTTTTGAGAATTTCTCATCGTGCTCCTGATAGAAATGTACAAAAAACTCGAATAATGGCGCAAAAAAGAAAGCAGCTTTGTTCAATTTGTTAAGAAAATACACTCTCCCAAAAAACAACCCTGTTTAAATGAACAAGAACAGCTGCTTTACAGCTGAAAAGAGCTCAGAAATTGGTTATTCACAATGTCCACATCATAGTTTGCTTGATTCAGGGCCAAAAACGAATTGACGTAATTTTATTTGGATATTGGGAAATTTGCCTGTAATGATGACAtcttttacaaagttttttttagtgtAAGGCCagcattaattaattacattagaAGTCTTCATTTCTAGTCATGGAGGCCTGAAGTTCTGCACAGATTATTGATTTCTCTGCCGACACATACAGTTTCTACATGGTTAAATTACCCCTCCTTTACACTGTCAGTGAAATGAATGTGAAGTTCTTACATAAATACTGATCTCTCTGTTGGTTTAAGGATTGTTTCAAAGGCAGCTGGAGTACCCACAAACTCCTCCACAAGAAAGcaagtaagtgttttttttccattctaatatattctaacttttttttctggTTCTACATGTATCTGTTtaccttattttattattctgtgtttgAACAGAGGAAGACAAAACAAAGGATGAGGGAAAGAACTGTGTGGAGAAGGAAGTCAACACAGACCCATGGCCGGGGTACAGATACTCTGGCAAACTGCGACCTCACTACCCTCTGGTAAGAACAGCATATAGTAACACAAATATTACATACTTATGTAATATGTTTGTttcccaaaaacacatttttatgaatatgaaactaTTGTTTCCTTATGTAGACACCCATGCGACTTGTTCCTGGAAACATTCAAAGACCAGACTATGCTGACCACCCCCTGGGTAAGACCTTGTTGAggcaaacatgcacacacactcatacagatgGGTGACacattaaagaaaaaacagagaTAGAAGCCTAGGTTTAAGATGTTGATTCATTACAGGATTTTAAAACGGCCTCAGTGTACCTTTACAGGGGTTGGGCATGTGTCTGATTTTGTGAAAGTGATGATGCACACTCTCAAATCTCCCATTTATGTTCAGTTCGATTGAAAGCTGCAAATACTTCACAGCATTTTCACACTAATAAAATCATTCACCATCTGTCCATATACCTTTTTTCTTGTCCTTGAGAGCcagatttatatttttttacatcaatGAATGTCTCTCTTTTTAGAAAGTTTTTAAAtgacattaaattacattacatatcACCCTTACTGATTGTCTTTGACCACAGACGTTTTTAATCTTATTTACTTTTGGTTAGCTGAAGAGTCTTCTCCTCTCTTGCCATCTGAAATTCAAATCCATTGTTCCCACTTAAAGATTTAATGCATGCCAGGATGTTAATTGCTCAAGTATCAAGCTGCCTTTTCCCTTTAATTTTTAACCTTTTAGTTACATGAATTTGAGAGTTGTGTGTTTCCCCATAGCACAGTGTATACTTAATGCATGAGTTTTCTGACCCAGTCCTGAAAAGAGACTTATCTGCTCTAAGGCATGTAGTAAATCTGGCAATTAAGAGGGCAGGCTTGCATAATTTTGGTTGCATTTGAGCAAAGAAATCACCACAATGTGCTTACCTGTAATCCTTTAAGAATCTTACTTTACATCTGTTTGTAAGGAAATTCACAGTTATAGATTCACAAACATTTAATCAGCATAGTATAATTTCATGCAAAAATGCACAAAGATGGAAATTGTAACCATAAAATCGTAAAAAATAGATCACAGCCTGTGATGATGCTACAGCCACCCATGACCAAGTGTCCCAAAGATCAAAAttggatttctttttattttgggtAGATAGCATGGCCTTCCCTCTTGTCCATCCTTCAGATAGAGATATAGGCAGATGGATGTGTAACATCTAGGGTATGTTGcctggattaagcctagtcttgaactaTGCAGcgttttgaatggagattttacaGTAAGGAAATTGGTCACACTATAATCAATTTTTATAAGCTTAATCCCTGTGTGAGAAACTGACCACTGGAGTTTAATGGTTGGGCTTGAAAGTAAAAATAGTCCTTAAGGACAGTTAAAGCATATGTGACAATACAGCAGTCACTGCATTGCTATATTGTGGTCAGTCTTTTCACAAAATAATGTTTCTGTGCATCCTAAATGtgacttaaacacacacataagtGCGTATAGTGATCCATAATCCATGTTTCACTCCTGTCCTAAACTAAAGCTGCAAAATCTGCCCGTAAGTAAAGTGGAACGCTATCGTCAGGCTTCTAGTTTGTTAGTACGCAACTGGCAGTTTAGATGGGCATTTAATGTAGGCTAGTAAATTCATTGTAGATTATAGTTTTTCCTATAGGAgtatgtagtttgtgtgtgtttgtttgtttgtttgtttattagtgtgGCTGGTTCATACAGTATGTGTGCCAGAACCATGTGTCATCccagcacgtgtgtgtgtgtgtgtgtgtttgtgtgtgtgtgtgtgtgtgtgtgtgtgtgtgtgtgtgtgtttgtgtgtgtgtgtgtgtgtgtgtgtgtgtgtgtgtgtgtgtgtgtgtgtgtgagagataacTGTGTGAATGAGAATGGTTGCGATGCTGGAGTGAATTTGCATCAgtgtgtgtgtcgtgtgtgtCTGAAGCTTTTCTCTTGCTCACTGCAGCAGCAGAGGTTGGCTTGTTGGCAGGTATGAGGCCCGTCGCCCCATGTGTTCGTCAGGCTGGTGCTGTGTCGTAGGGCTGCAACTAGCTATTATTTCTATTCTCATTAAATCCTTAAAGTATCATTGATTGACGGAATAATCAAATCTATTTGGCTTCTGCCGGTTCCTTTCACTTTGCCCTTGTTATAGTTATTATTCAAAAGCCCTGTCTCAAATGGCTGTCCTCCTCTCTCAAGTCAGCACTACAGTGATGAGCTTATATAAGATTTAGACATTTGAATTCAACACAGTTCTGCATAGTACAGGCTAGTGCTGCACAATATGCATACAAAATGTTGCACTTTTTGGAAATTACAGTGTTATTAGAAGAGGGTGTGTTTTTCCTTTGCCACATGTTTAAATAGGAATCTACAACCGATTTTCTAAGCAGTTACCTGAGACAATAATATTccaatttaaaaaagtatatatgacAAACATAAATAAGACCAGGTAGAGATTAACATAGTCATTATGCTAACTACCTAACCTAAGCAAATGTGACCTACCTGTGTCACCATTTTTTGAGCACAGGTCAGCCAGATTGCCTGTATTCATTTCACTGGTGTGTTATTGTGACCCACAATGTCTGATAATATCAAAAAGTAAAGGTTAAGGTTGCATCAACCTGTATTATCACTacaggaaaacatttattaagttGAGAGTCTTAAATGCCATAAAATCAAATGTCTGCTAATCCAGATGTGCTACTAGTATCAATTTATGCTGATATGTAAAGCCCcattaggtaggatttccttgattattgaactttttaaagaagtaaaattgcagcttgaaactcactgcagcgctccattgaggtgaaataggaggaatagcggtgctctcgtgtctgtgccgggctcctctgagctcaaaccagactctgtaagttttctgaggcgagaactgcgacctgctttccgacctttagttctaacagttctataaGGTCTaatggttcattctttacaaactaacatacagacactctggcagaagctggaaagagactgaatatgtctgtgaaagccagaaagcgagaaaaaggaactaatctgcctgaaacatttattacactctgcaactgtagggggagcccacgagcacaaaatctcaatcctacctagtggagctttaaagtcTTCATCCCGCACACAACCTCTTTTTTGGACCGCAGACCTGCTCTAATATAAGACCTGGCTCCTAATGTTATGTTCTTGACAATCTTGCCAATCGTAATAACAtgtcatttttaaaatatgaatcATTAAAACATACATGTTTATCATCGCTATTATCATCTTGGTACTTTGGTAATGAAAACTGTGCATCTCTAGTGAAGTTTGTGCATGTAGTCTATccaaaaaacaatgaaacaaactaCTACTAATagtatttatttatagtatttttttcccttttttttaattggctgattTGCATGCTCTGATGAACGCAAATGAGCCAATTAGCACAAGTgggagtgtgtcagtgtgaccaGCATTGTAGAACATTAAGCAACACAACAGTGTGCTTGTATTTAAGTGTAAACAACACGTTGGCTGTCATCTgtaaattaaaattgttttattaattaatttattatgtttattctCGGCAGCTTATCAGACTTGTAGAGtattcgttgcagccctactgcctTGTCTTACAGAATTTTCTGAGAGAAATGGGCATTTGTGTACTgtctgtgttggtgtgtgtgtgtttgagagcgaGATTGTGAGTGAgtattacagtgttaattaatgtGTAGTAGCATGgctctgtctgtttttgcatggCTGGTATCGTTACTCTGCTGGTGCTCTAATCGCCATTGTGAAGGTGTTTCGAGTGAGACCCTGGTTGGTCGCAAGAAAAGTGAGTGGCAACAAAGTGATTAGTTTGTAGTAGCTGATGATGAAGTCTTTGTTGGTAACAGATGGTGAGACTAGTTTTTCAGTGGGTGTGTGATATGGTAGAACTGTGTTGTATTgtacactgactgactgactgacatttTTTTCCTTGGTGTTTTAGGGATGTCTGAGACGGAGCAGATGCTCAAAGGAACGTCCCAGATTAAGATCCTCAATGCTGAAGAAATCGAGGGCATGAGAGTCGTCTGCAGAGTATGTCTTGTTTTTCTCTAAATTGATTAAAGCTTCACATAGGGACATTGGGTTTATATCTAATGAAGTAGTTACTAGGTGCAAATTATTAACTTACTAAGGCCacataataagccatgtaattgTGTCTAGGATACAAAGTACAGTGTCCTTTATACCTGTTTTGCAAGAGGGTGAATAAATGCCTGTTTTAGTTGGTACAcagtaacattttacaatattggACATTCAGAACAATATGTTTAAGTAATAATAAGCACTTATGTCTTATTAGAACTTAATTTTCATCATCTCCTTTTTTCACTTACTAACTATGTGCAAGTACTTCATAGTTATGTAATTATAGCATGCTGTCTGGGCCACtcaacagcacaacacacactaggGGCATATTCTCTCTTGTCCCAAGTAAATGAATCTGCACCCAGGACTAATTCGGATCTAGGCTCATTTCATCTCGTTGGGGAAGAAGCTCAAACTGTTTACTCGCTCTTTTTTTGAGATGCTTAAAATTTCATCATTTAGGAGCTCCCCCAAACCATCTTTTATTGTCATACCAGAAGATTATTTCAGTGCAGGCCATTGTGAGACGTGTGTTTATGCTGTCAGTAAACATACTTACTCTACAAAAGTGAGATTGTAACAGTAAACCTTTTTTCATCTTATCAAAAATGGATTTCTTATGCATTAGGAATTATTATACTGATTGAAAGTGAAGTAATAGTGTAAGTGGAAGCATCAGCCAACCCCACACACAGACCCTGGCACAAATACACGCTTTTACACCTTTATAGGACTAAACCAGAGTCCtcttaaagcaaaaaaaatatatatatattatttcaggcGGACCCTAGACCGGTACTCTGAATTGCTCCCAGGTCTGAAAGCAGCTTTCAAACTTGACCAAATATACCAAACCCACTGAGCAGTCACAACAGGGAAAAAAGGCTAGTCAGCACCAGTGCATAGCTGAGAACCATTTAaaaaatagctgctctgtggtgctcCTGCGGGGTCCCGACCATTTGAAGAACATGGTGAAAAGTGgcaaagtatgcaaagaaaccaaaagactacagtctgtaattgtagAGCTACAAGTGCTCAGTAGAGctaatattaaagttaaattCAAGTTATACCAGTTACTGAAGCttagtaaatatatatgtacatgagaatatgaaaaaaagaaagctgtTAAGGTGGCAGGTGATGATGGTTGTGATTTTTGTTCTAGCTGGCTCGAGAGGTGCTCGACATTGCTGCCATGATGGTGAAACCTGGAGTGACAACAGAGGAGATTGATCATGCTGTACATCTGGTAAACCTTAATTTTTAGTTGCTTCTTCAACATGTCTTACATCTTGAGTAAATTtcatgtttgtgttgtgtgtgtgtgtgttttttttatataaaaaagttgaGCTTGTTAAGGTATTTGCTTTATGTTTTACGTGTAATCTCCATGTTTAACTATGTTGGTATgtgtacagatgtttttttttccccccagcctATAGACTTGCCCTTAGAGAGCAATGTTCGGTTGCTAAGCAATGACAGAGCTTATTGCCCTGGAACTAGACAGCTTGTAAAGCAAAATTGAGAAAATCATCTGAAAAGTAAAATGATATGAGAAGTTAAAGAAAGTGTGCAGCTCTATTCCAGTTATGCCTTTTACAGTTCATGTAATTTGCCTTTTAAATCACttgttaattaaaaataatgtttaattggCAGATTTCATATTTTTCTCTTCTCCCTTACACTAAAAAGGCTTATTTATTAAATATGGacattatttttaacattgtGGTTATTGTTTTGTAATACTTTTAAACAAAAAGCAAGTGCAGTTTTTTTAAGTCTACACTTACTTTATTAATTATCGAAATAATTGCTCATTTATGATTAATGTTACTCAGTTATACTAATTTTAAGTATAATGACTGCCTTACCCCCACCTGTAGCTGCTCTAATAGCTGTGTAAcaatttttctttctctgttcaaGGCCTGCACTGCACGTAACTGCTATCCATCACCCCTCAACTACTACAACTTTCCCAAGTCCTGCTGTACTTCAGTCAATGAGGTCATCTGCCATGGCATACCAGATCGCCGTGCCCTACAAGAGGGTGACATCCTTAACGGTACAGACACATAAAATATTTCCACATCCACAGGTTATCCAAAATAACAGTGCCTGTAAGCAAAGTGCTACTCTAAATTTGTACTGTAAGAAGGACACATGCATCATCCACAGCCAAAGTCACGCCCATGTCTGTAACAACACAAACAGTGACTGATTTAGGGCAAACTTGTGTGAATGCTCAAGTAAACACTCATTTTGAAGCTGAAGAATAACAAACTTTTGACAAGCTGTtaacacagtaaataataatgaggatgcataataataataaaatatataatagcaCTATAATTGTTGCTTTTATGCCTGTGGTTTTGAGCCAGAGTTCTCTTATTTCAGTGGACATTACTGTTTACCACAATGGATACCATGGAGATCTGAACGAGACGTTTTTTGTGGGTGAAGTGGACGAGGGCGCCAAGAGGCTGGTGCAGACTACGTATGAATGCTTAATGCAAGCTATTGACGCTGGTGAGACACTTGCACATTTCATTTGTGGGAAAACTGCTGTAGGTCTTTTTCGAGCCCCTAGAGGTCAGAGCTGAGCTGCAGTACTGATGGACTGTCACTAATGAGGTGTGTGGCTGTTTTTTTTGCTGCAGTAAAGCCAGGTGTCCGTTATCGGGAACTGGGGAACATCATCCAGAAACATGCACAGGCTAATGGATTCTCTGTGGTTCGGAGTTACTGTGGCCATGGCATTCATAAACTCTTTCACACCGCACCCAATGTACCGCATTACGCAAGTAAGAATATTTTCACTCACTTTTACTCCTTTCATTCAGGCCTGCATACATGGTGGATTTGAGGAGAACAGGTAAGTTTTGTGTGCCAGTGGGTGTTTCTCTGTATTTATCTCAAACATTTCCTTACCTGTTTTGACCTGGTACTgccctgtgtgtatgtgtctgtgtgtttagaGAATAAAGCTGTGGGGGTGATTAAGCCTGGTCATGTCTTCACTATTGAACCCATGATCTGTGAAGGTAAGAACTAAATCCTTGATTTATGATGTAAGTTATTAAAGTGGTTTTGCATCAACTGAGCAATTCCTACTGATAAGTTTTAAACATACACTGAGCATTAGTGCGAGAAAGCTCTTGACCAGCAATTTGTAGCACTGAACATTTTTGTAAAAGCTCTTGATCTGGGAGTGAAAGAGCCAAATAAAACAATTGAAGTTTATTAAAGAGTTTTtaagaaatggttgcaaaaacAATCCATTACAGACTGTTTTATTTGTAAGACATGGCTGAAGCATGTTTATTTCCAAAAGCACAAGCATTAGTGTGAGAAGGGTCTGTATATAGGCTCTTTGCCATATACAGCATAGCAATTTTGCAAGCTTTAGGAAAAATGAGACTTAACTTGACCTAACTTGCCCATTTCTCCTGGTAAACACAGTTATGTATACCTGTTTTTTGACTTGTGTTCATAGAGAGTTAGATAAGAGTTAGATATGCAAAAACTTCTGCACAGGTTTTAATTGGTTTTATGTAAGATCCACATTGCCATCATTGTAAAACAGACATTATTGATAGATTGCAAGTTGGTCCTTGTAGTACAAACTTGCAAGGGTaatgggcaatatggccctaaaataacgtTGCTTTTTGGTAATAAAGATAAACTTATGTCAACAGtatgtaaatatatgaaaaatatctTTCATTTACATGTTTAAAATAGTAACAGTAGTATAATAGCAAAATAATGTGTTGTGATAGAAGAGAATCGGTCAAAATAGTAAAGTGCCAAATATTTACTGCAGTATAAACTGCAAACCTGAACAATTATACCCTTAAAATTtcacaataaattaaatacaaaatagactccCTTTAAAACAGAATATGGCTTATGATATGGATTCTTTTTTAGTAAATCACAATATTACAGACGCAGTATTTTGTGTACAGTATGATCTGGCACACCCATAATTTGAACATTGTCTTTTGAGTACCGTTAACATCATTAGAAACTGAACaatttgtctttctttttaaatttcttcGGCAGGTGGCTGGCAGGACGATACATGGCCGGACGGTTGGACAGCAGTTACTCGAGATGGCAAACGCTCTGCCCAGTTTGAACACACACTCCTGGTGACCGAAACAGGTTGTGACATCCTCACACGTCGCCTTGATGATGATGGCCGCGCTCACTTCCTGACACAGATGTAGAGTGGTGGGGAGAGAACACGGGCCCTTCCCCCAGTGGAGGACACGTCCGCTCCGCCCCTATCACCGATCAGCCAGTTACACTGTGGTTCTCTGTTGGGCAGGAGATGATTGGCCGAGTGGCCGTAGTAATGGAGTGTCTTATTGGGCGAGAAGTGGagatttgtttatttatgaatGTGTCATCTGAACAGTCACATGACTCAGCTTGGATCTGATCAGACTGGTAGACACCGACCTTTGACCTGCTTTGCAGTGCTGCCACTCTTGTTGgtgcacactgtgtgtgtgtgtgtgtgtttgcatgtagtattcctgtttggtttgttgtgtgttgtgctggttgaGTGGGGCTTGTGTGTCTTCAGGACAgtgatgtctgtgtgtgtgtgcgtgtctgagAATGGATGCTGAGTGAGTGAGGATGTCAATCCAGATGAAACCAAACAACTGAAATATTTCCGCAGTTCCTTTTCCTTTACGGTTTATCCTGAGCATAATCGTTGGCCGCAGCCTCCTGTTTACAAAAGAGTGCCTCTAcagattattataatattaagaaAAACAATATATTGATGAAATTCTGCCAGCGTGCATCAGACCCTTTCTCTGAAGACTTATTTGTCTATGATCATATGTGAAATATGTGCTGAACTTCTGTGGCGGAGTCTTGTGACTTTGGAATGGTCTGTAGTTTGAGAATGGCTCCTATTGGCTTTGTGCACACCAGTTAACATCTGTTGAAAAGGTTTAATTTGTTTGTGATTGGCCGAGGCATTGCCAGGTACAGAGCTGTTCTGCAGGAATGATCTGGTAGCAGGTTTTTGGTTCTTGGTGCTCTCTGTCTGAAACAGTCAAATCATTTCAGTGGTCTGCATTCAAGCTGAATAAAAGCATATTTTCCTTGTGAATGGTGtgtctagttttttttctttcccccttAAAGGCTAATGTGATTGAATGAACTTGGAATGGCACTGATTAATATACTGAAAACCACACAGATAAAGACACATTTGTGGATATTTGTAACGTATTGTTCTTAACTGTAATTACAccagagataaaaataaaatagcctGGTTTCAATACAAATGTTTTGCAAGTTATGCTCAGTTATGAAGTTCCAACAGTGAAGTAAGTTGTTTAAACTACAACAGTAATGTGACTAAATTCTAGATGTAGTCTGTTGCAATTAGAAGTGGTATTGAAACAAACAATGAAGAGAGGTAACTTCTGGTTTGGATTTAGCAGAATTATTACTGATGAGTGAATAACCACTGCTTTAAACATTTTGTATAATTTTTGTCTTTCAGGGAAGTAGATGGGTGAACATTTAGTGTTAGTGTAACAGTACATTGCATTAAATCACATCAAATACAAATAGTTTTTAACTGGAATATGGCACCCCCCCAACCTTGTCTGACCCTTCAACTACACTGTGATGTGGTGCCATGAATCATGCTATCAATCTTATGTTTTAAGTATACCATTTGGACCTTCTTCACAAATAGTTTACGTGCTAAATCAACAAAGCAAATGTTTATTCTGGAAGATATTTATCATTTGGCACCCATTTAATTACACAATGAATGGCTACAGTTCAGCAGAATCTGCAAAAATGGTTGAGGAGGTGCAGTTCATTGACTCCGGTTGACTGTCTAGCAAACAGAAGAAACAGAtggagtccaaaaacatttgctGAGGCTTCAGTTTATATCAAGAGTATTTGGCTGTAACTTATCAGTTGGTTCCAGTCGGAGAGGCAAATACGTGTCTGGATATCATTCAAAATTTCCTAACTTCGTTGTGTTACGTAAGGAAGGCATGTGTATGGAGTGAAAATGAACAGATGTTTCATCTTCACATCTTGGCAGTCAGAGTCTGGTATTTCAATTCTACTGTGAATTTATGTTCACTTCAGTATGTTTCCCATTTTTGTGACAGTTTTGAAATAAACAGGAGTGATTTTCTGTTGCAATTTTTATTAATCATATCACATGCTTCCATTTTACATAATAGCATCTGTTCCATAGCTGAATATATAGTTACATAATATCTGAAGAATCTAATGATGAGCTCTATTGActagatatgtttttttataagtttataaTGCAGTAATGTGTGGAAGTGCAATTATCTGCAACTATTAACATGATTAACATATCAAAAATCATTTGAGTTGTAGCAAAGTTCGGTAGTCTTGTTACAAACTTCTCATTTGGACACATTGATGATGGTACGAATGCTGTAAAACAAGAAAGCGTGTTACTTTTACATCCAAATAATCCAAAACTTAAGCAGTTCTAAGGGGTACAGTAAAACAAATCACTTACCAGCCTCCATTCTTCATCAGCTCAATGGCATCATTGATTTTCTCCAGATTCATGGTGTGTGTCACAAACTCGTCCAGCTTTATACGACCAGCCATGTAGTCCAGGACAAGATCTGGGACAGAATCTTTACCCTTAAAGCCTGAGAAGCACAAAAACGTGTTCAAGGTTGGGATAGGGATGCATCAAATAtttgggaaataaaaaaatattaaacaaaaatagcaaaaaatagtgtttttgtTGTTCATCCATACAGTTAAAATTACTAAGTTTATGTTGAACTAAATGTCATGTTGCAGAATTTCCTctaatattacagtttttaagCACTACCTCTGCCCCTGCTGCTGTGTATGGATCAGATTCaagtgtatttttacactttacttctaaataaaagaaaataacacaATCAGCATCACTTATCACGCTCTGCAGCTGAAAGATAGAAGATATTTAGGTCTAAGATAATAATGATTTTGATTCCCTAactaacttagctttagcatcTGTCTGTTTACCAAAATACtgactgtgtttctctgtgtaagTTCCAAATTAGTAAGCTAGCTTTGTGTGACCTGAGTTGTGCTGCTGTTGTGATTTTATGACTAAATGCACTGCTGAGGAAGTGTTTcctaaatgtgtgactaaaacTAGCACAGCTGAAGTAATGTACGGCACTATTAAGCAaattttatgactaaaattgcactgcttaggAAGATGTGAATCCAGTTGCT encodes the following:
- the metap1 gene encoding methionine aminopeptidase 1 isoform X2; this translates as MAAVLTRECETEGCSKEAKLQCPTCIKLGIQGSYFCSQDCFKGSWSTHKLLHKKAKEDKTKDEGKNCVEKEVNTDPWPGYRYSGKLRPHYPLTPMRLVPGNIQRPDYADHPLGMSETEQMLKGTSQIKILNAEEIEGMRVVCRLAREVLDIAAMMVKPGVTTEEIDHAVHLACTARNCYPSPLNYYNFPKSCCTSVNEVICHGIPDRRALQEGDILNVDITVYHNGYHGDLNETFFVGEVDEGAKRLVQTTYECLMQAIDAVKPGVRYRELGNIIQKHAQANGFSVVRSYCGHGIHKLFHTAPNVPHYAKNKAVGVIKPGHVFTIEPMICEGGWQDDTWPDGWTAVTRDGKRSAQFEHTLLVTETGCDILTRRLDDDGRAHFLTQM
- the metap1 gene encoding methionine aminopeptidase 1 isoform X1, which gives rise to MAAVLTRECETEGCSKEAKLQCPTCIKLGIQGSYFCSQDCFKGSWSTHKLLHKKAKEDKTKDEGKNCVEKEVNTDPWPGYRYSGKLRPHYPLTPMRLVPGNIQRPDYADHPLAAEVGLLAGMSETEQMLKGTSQIKILNAEEIEGMRVVCRLAREVLDIAAMMVKPGVTTEEIDHAVHLACTARNCYPSPLNYYNFPKSCCTSVNEVICHGIPDRRALQEGDILNVDITVYHNGYHGDLNETFFVGEVDEGAKRLVQTTYECLMQAIDAVKPGVRYRELGNIIQKHAQANGFSVVRSYCGHGIHKLFHTAPNVPHYAKNKAVGVIKPGHVFTIEPMICEGGWQDDTWPDGWTAVTRDGKRSAQFEHTLLVTETGCDILTRRLDDDGRAHFLTQM